The sequence ACTTTCAGTCGAGGGGATCAGATTTGCCTTGAGGTTGAACTCGCAGCAAGACTCGTTGATTGGGATGTTGAAATCGTCGCACGCAAGTCTGACCGCCAAGGCTTCAGGTGACTTGTTGGTTCCTGATTGGCGGACAAGGGTGCAAAGACGTTCCAAGATACTTTCGATGGAGTTGTTTTTTGCGGACACGTTCCCGAGTAACACCAAATTCACTAGCGGTTTCCTCCAAAGTCCTACTCGGGCCGTAGCCGAAGAGACCATTTTTGGTGAAGAAAATCCTGCTTGAGCTGCTAGAGGCCACATCTCCATAGAGGTCGCAAACATACTCATAGAGACCCTTCATCATTTGCGCCGCCCTTCGGCAGTCGTCTTTGATGGCTGCCGTATCACTTGGCATGTGAGCCTTGTGATCTGGTGTCATTTTGTAGAGATCGGCCGCATCTCCATCTCCAAGCTCGATTGGCTCATCGAGGCTTTGGGTTGTCATCGTCACTCTGAAGAGTTTGCTGATTTTAGAAACGGAAAGACCCGTCTCCTCGGCAATTTGTTCGAGGCTCGGCTTTTCTCCCAATTGTTCTTGCAGACGAAAAGCAATAGCCTTGACCTTTCTGACCTGCTGGCCTACCCCTACAGGGATTCTGATGGTTTGTCCGGTATTGGCTTTCTGGCGGTAAACTTTTTGACGAATCCACCATACAGCATAAGTGCCGAAGTTTGCTCCCTTCGTGTGGTCGAAACGATCCACTGCCTCCATAATACCCAACATGCCAGCTTGAAAGGCATCATCGTAGTCTGGAGTGTTTGGTGGGACAGTTTTTGCCGCAAACCAATGCGCGAGTTTTTGATTGCGCATGATCATCTCTTCTCGAGCTTTGTCATCACCCGCGATGCGCCGGATGTTCAGTGCCGCCATTTCCTCTCGGTTCGGATATACCTTTGCCTTTTCTGCCTCCAATTCAAGGAGACGGACTTCCGCTTTTTCTTTGGGGTCCATATGACTTCTCCTTGTTTAAGGTTTCGTTTAAAAAACAATACGCCATAGGCGTGTCTGGGTTAAATCTACCATCAGACTGACTTTTGTCAAAAGATTTGATTCTGACCGCGTTGTCATTGACACCTTGCCTTTTCTGTGTAAAATACTTTACAGACTCGGTAA comes from Candidatus Paceibacterota bacterium and encodes:
- a CDS encoding sigma-70 family RNA polymerase sigma factor; the encoded protein is MDPKEKAEVRLLELEAEKAKVYPNREEMAALNIRRIAGDDKAREEMIMRNQKLAHWFAAKTVPPNTPDYDDAFQAGMLGIMEAVDRFDHTKGANFGTYAVWWIRQKVYRQKANTGQTIRIPVGVGQQVRKVKAIAFRLQEQLGEKPSLEQIAEETGLSVSKISKLFRVTMTTQSLDEPIELGDGDAADLYKMTPDHKAHMPSDTAAIKDDCRRAAQMMKGLYEYVCDLYGDVASSSSSRIFFTKNGLFGYGPSRTLEETASEFGVTRERVRKKQLHRKYLGTSLHPCPPIRNQQVT